The following DNA comes from Anopheles arabiensis isolate DONGOLA chromosome 3, AaraD3, whole genome shotgun sequence.
ATGCGGCCGTTGCAGCGCAGCTCGCCGGATATACAGGTCGCGTCCTCGCAATCGTACTCCGTATCGTCAcaggctgtgtgtgcgtgcgcgaaGGAAATCGAAACCGTAAATTAAATGAACGGAACAAAGCGGCGGGGTAccacaacccccccccccgcccgcCGCACAAATGCACTTACTTTCACCGGCCGCCTTCTCCCTAAATGCAGTGAAGAGGATGGAGAAGGTGGAATTAATGGCGGCCGCTTCCGCGAAGAAGCGGATGTGCAGGACGTTCGACCGCGATACGACCGAGTCAGCGATGGAGCCGCAAAAGTTTTTCAGTCTGTAGAGcaagggagagagcgagagagagttAATTTGTGCGGCACGGTAATGATGCGGCAGTCCATGGCCGCTATTCGTCCGTCGCGGTCGTGTCTACATCCTAGCGCTCGTTGGCGGGAGATTGAATTATCTGCGTGGTCCAATGGACACGGTTCCCTTACCTCGATGGTAGGTCCGTCCGCTCGGTGAACACGTCCACAAAGTTGCTTTCACAATCGTTCGGTCGCTCCAGCTTGAACTTGAGGAAGGATAGTTGAATCTAGAAAATCCGAATGAATGCAGAGTGAGAAAGTACAACCGGTGAGTGATGTTAGCTCTTGGGGGCGATAAAAAAGCGATGGTATTTGAATGGTGTAGGTAATAACAGGGGAACATCCATAAGTTACGTAACGCTTAAAGTGGGAATTCGAAAGTGTAACATAATGTATCTTTTTATAAGTAAAGCTTAgtagttttcgtttttttacctGTTCAATGAAACTAGTCATTGTTGTTCGAATGAtttaattgcttttttacaatattcaaaaaataacaacgcTCTTGATAAAAATCTGTTCCCGATTTATGCAGTCTGGTTATCTACTTACGCGAATTAGGTGATACGCAATATTCTAAATTTTACAGTTATGGCAGCAAATTTTACTTATTTGGGTGGCTAAAACAATCATACTTAATCAATGTTACTCAAATTTTAGAAATATTGTTGCTTAAAAGTGTGGAATTTGACATTGGTAGATATTCAAATTAAACAGATGTCTTGGTTATGGGCCTATTACATTGGGTAGGTGGTAATGAATTCATATGTCAAAATGCATTTGACAGTTGTGCATGTATCAAGGCCGGGGGacactgtccgtactcgctagtgcaatttcgattttcactagtgcatctggcggcggctggtggaagctttttttggtcatcaaGGGAATGGTaatgccggatctcaaaattaagaagtttttccatcgttttttggtatgaaaatggatgcaaagCGTGCAGGACATGTGCatctaccttttacaaaaGTTTGCTcgtttaaatcaaattaaaaacatagaaaaaaaaaacatattttctgaagcggctccaaattggtTGAAAATACACTTCGTTCAGCctccgccagatgcgctagtgaaaattgaaattacactagcgagtacgggcaatgtcccccggccttaATGCGTGGCTGTTACCGTTCCGAGATGTATTTAACTGTCTGCTGTTGAATGGTCAGTGCTAAATAAAAGGTCAACAAAGtcttattttcatttaaacgACAGGAAACACAAGCACAGAGATTATTTCAGTGTATTATGATTAACTTTTTCCGATGTGATTGATCGGTCAAGCGGACTACTTGACAGAATGATTCCACACATAATCGAACTTGACAGGATAATTCAAATTCAATCTACACGAAAGTACTCCAGAaccttaaaaaaataacataaaacaatcGCTTAATCCAAATGAGTCAAATGAATATGAGAGATAGCAGatcgtttttccttttttaaaggCTTTTCATTAatgcataaaataaataaataagtaaatactTTTTTGTGATTCCATCTGCCCTTTTTCGTGCAGACTGTGTCAAGTGATTCGCTTTTTGTGATTCAATTCACTGATTCTCTAGGCAGCCTCGTTGGACACtctatttatatttaaaacactTATTCCCCGCACTGACTCGTGATTCACTATTTTGTGATTCAGGTCACACCGAGTGAGTTACTAAACGAAAAGCAAGGTGAAAGAGTTTTGCAAGAAGTCATAACGATTCCTCAGGTTGAGTTGAATCGTTTTCTTTAAATGTAGAAATCACTCAGTTTTTTACTTTTAACCGTCTTGtgtacaaccgcctacccgggtaagTTTCTTATCTTTATTCCAAAATAACTTTGGATTAAAGAATCGTATCGActtcaaatttttaaaatgcttcagaaaagattttttttacccatgtgcaaaaaataaaaaatatcaaaaatgtttagatattttttaaaattatttaattttatatacCCTTCACATGTACAACCGCATACCCaggtaggccatacattttgtatggaacaatgatgtttttcgAGGTTAACAGCGTAAATCTTTTGAATTACTTGTtagaatggaatgaaaattgtCGTATAGGATCACAATAATGCTTTATAAAATATCGtagtaaaattagaatttttaaaaatcctattaatatttttagcaATCAAAAATGTGCTGTAACTCCAACACCTTAACCGACCTTGCCGCATGTTTTGAGAGGATGCTTAtgtaattttcttttctttcaaatggtgtattACCGTAAGGCTAcacgaggtgaaatatacagcgaaatgaactatttgacaggtgaaatatctgacagaTACAGCTAGAGAGTTGGGGGAGATACAATATCCGCTTTCGAAATTCCCttaaaaagaatatttttttaagcgGAACATTCCCTAGTTGCAAGAAATGATGAATTGTTGACTGAAAATTGACGAAATACTTGAtattaaagttattttaagGATTTAATTGCGATTGTGTACacgttatttatttacattgcacatcagctggttgctgtgatactttatccgtcagatatttcacctgtcaaatagttcatttcgctgtatatttcacctcatgtagccgcGTGGTTACAGTTGTGTAtagttaaattttattgcttgtTGTGTAGCAATATATTGAATTTAACACTGAAATCAcctcttttaaaatgataccaaccactacaagcaaatgaaataaaattggcagaaagttaacacacacattcatacttTTGTGTTACTTATAGTGTCATAGTGTTACTGCCGAATAGGGATGGGTGTTTTGGAGCGCACCaatggctccggagccggatCCGCACCAACAGCTCCGGAACCGTACCTCCGTACCAACAGCCCCGGAGCCGGCAACGAATTAATGGCTCCGGACCAACGGCTCTGGACTAACGTTTCAATAGAGACGGCATTGTATGATAGCTTAAAAAAAGAATCTATCATCTCACAAGTGTAGAAACTAACACCCGATGTGATAGTGTGAttgttgaacaatgttcaaaacttatcgattttttataGATTCTTTTCAACATTATTTACTCAGCTAATTATGGATCTTCCTGATTAAAACATTAtctaaaatgattttttggtgcaatatGTAAAAACCAGCTCCGGAGCAGCCGTGAGCGTGGAGTCGTTGGTGTggaaccggctccggagcagCTGGAGCGGAGTCAGCTTCAGAGCCGGCTCCGTTAAGTTGGAGTGGAGGAGGTTCCGAAATTGTCTGGAGCCGCTCGTAGccggtttttaataaaacatgatGAGCATAGATCGTCAACATATGTTTTTatacaacaagcaaaacaattgaaaaatgtatataactTTTGAgagaaatgtaattaaaacttAGAAAAAGACTAATCATCCACTTAAAACATGTGCCCTGGCCAGTTATGGTGGCAaagttaaaacatattttggaatgaaaaaaatattgataggatTTTACTACTAATCTTACTACGATgtgttataaaacattattatggacctttaagacagttttcattcaaagcttacaagaaattcaaaagatatactcttttaaccacgaaaaacatcactgttccatacaaaatgtatggcctacccgggtaggcggttgtacgaTTAAGTgatgttttttggtcgtacacaaGACGGTTAATAATGGCAATTTTCAAAAGAATCTAAAAGACAACTTTATCCAAGCATTACGTAACTTATGGATACGCACTCCCTAAGGTGTTAAGTGCATTGATTTTGGGTGTTTCATTCCTCCCCTTACCTTCCACCCGTCCGCCACCGTGACGACCCACATGCAGTCCAGCGACAGCCCATGCTCGATCACGGTTTGTTGCTTTTCGCGCGGCACATCGGTACGGTTGACGAACCCCTCCATGCCGGAAACTTCCATCCGGCAGCTTTCGTCGTCGTAGATGGCtgtgaaataaagcaaaagtTGTAcgacacactcacatacacatacacacactcgtaAATACGCATCTACTTACACGAAGTAGGCCGCGGCACGTAATCGTACACGACGACGAACCCGTTGTACTCGATGTTTTCGTCGGAGTGGAAGTGCAACCACAGGAAGCGCTCCTTCGAGGTGATCATGGGCGGGTAGGTTTGACCGCAGTACTTCCCGATCAGCGTCGAGAAGCCGTGCGCACCGTCACGGATCTGCAAAAGGGCGACAAGAGGAGCATTACATTCTCAGTCGTCGCCGTCGCCACATTGTGGCCggaagcgtgtgtgtggtttggaGCGCAAATCACAATCTCTCCGATGCCACCCAGCACCCTCTCCATCGCCCCCTTACCTCGAGAAAGTCGTACTTGCACTCTTCCGACGGTTCGACGTGAAAGTGGTCCCGGAAGTCGAGCCGCACGAGAAAACCGACCGGTGcctccagcaccaccacgCAGTCACTGTTGTTCGGGTAGTTGCCCGGCCAGCCCGGATTGTACAGCGTTTTCGTGTCCGGATCGCCCATCGTGAACGTTTCGCAGTGGGGCAGGGCGGACGCACCGGCATACTCGGGCGGTACCGCCCGCTGGTACCGCACGTCCCGGCGCGGTATAAAGCTGACCGCACCGTCCCGGTCGAGGTTGATGATGTCGGCCGCCACGAACGCGTTACTGTCGGCGCCCGTTGGCTCCCCATCGTACCTGCTCGGGGCTCGGGGTAATGTTTCGACGGTTGGCACCGCAATCGGTACCGGCAGCTTGTGATGCAGCAGGAGTTCGGTGGTGGAGCCGCTGGAACCAACGGCGGCCTCGCTCGCAAGGCAGCCCGTCACTAGGAGACCTGGGGAGCGCGAAATCGAATTAAATTAACAGCACAGAACCTCGATGGGAGCGCTTCTTACCTGCTAACACGTTGGCACCGAACAGGAAAATGCTCAGCCAGCGCTGGACACTCATCGTTGCTGTGTTGCCCCGGTCTCGACCCACCGTTTCGTTCGTGCGCCGGCCACTGCTCGCCGCCACGTTCGGGCGCAAACGAATTCGGTCGAAATTGCTCAATTTCCACTGTTGCTAAACGCTTCCTTCCTTGCATTAAAAATGTGTTCCTATTGGTGCCTGCCTGCTCCGGGTTGCTTCCGTTCGCCTTCGCCGTTGCTACTTTGAAGGGCACGAAATGAGCACACGCACTCTCCCTAGAGATGAGGCTAGTAGTAGTGATTCAATAAAAATGGCGAATCCTGCCAATTTGCTCACACAATAGCAGGAACTAAGGGGCGGCGGCGAGTGTGTTGCAGCGATGTCCGTTCTAATCTCGCTGCCGGCTTACACTTCCGGCCCTGCGTACGGCAAACAATGTCGTCGTCCCCTAGTGTAGGCAATTCAGGTGAACTCTCGCTACTTTAACGAGTAAATGTAATTATTTACCGAAAAACCCGAGTGGTA
Coding sequences within:
- the LOC120899975 gene encoding uncharacterized protein LOC120899975, whose translation is MSVQRWLSIFLFGANVLAGLLVTGCLASEAAVGSSGSTTELLLHHKLPVPIAVPTVETLPRAPSRYDGEPTGADSNAFVAADIINLDRDGAVSFIPRRDVRYQRAVPPEYAGASALPHCETFTMGDPDTKTLYNPGWPGNYPNNSDCVVVLEAPVGFLVRLDFRDHFHVEPSEECKYDFLEIRDGAHGFSTLIGKYCGQTYPPMITSKERFLWLHFHSDENIEYNGFVVVYDYVPRPTSSIYDDESCRMEVSGMEGFVNRTDVPREKQQTVIEHGLSLDCMWVVTVADGWKIQLSFLKFKLERPNDCESNFVDVFTERTDLPSRLKNFCGSIADSVVSRSNVLHIRFFAEAAAINSTFSILFTAFREKAAGETCDDTEYDCEDATCISGELRCNGRINCRFRWDEDECQKQAAAQSEHVIIIVIVFGLILGGMILLFLFNCSRKIIRDHKIIREHIRQSRESKLNELGRHSTKKLVDLDITKLPPPAFDKEPLNVLEGGGGATNASNGQYYRELGIGSVGGGSAGSGGGGGGTGPHMFSSRIDIKADPQQADVLRGSYQEDPLSRSGTLGRDGGMCDMACQTRESLFQPVFKSKLNQSPNQLQNSIRFSTFGYESQQQQQQQQQQQEQLPAVTPPPPRVKHHHHHHHHHHGGTLDGTKSSKVNRIELEDLSPPGSGGGYDDRGDETALHQQLGQQHGHSHGHAHHTHQHPHAHQKMAHDRTNLTETGGGGPGRGGGGSGGAGSYGADIRKSAPDVIIMTSSH